GGGAGGGATCGACCCTCCCGGTCTGAAATTATATAAAGCGAAAAAAATTGAGCCGGGTTTCGTTTGAACGGCTTTCAGAAAATGCCTGTTCTACCGGAGCCCGGCCGTTGTTTAAAGGGCGGGGAAGAGTCCCCGCCCCATTTTCAAGCGGTACGCCGGTAGATGAAGAGGCCGATCAGGAGGATTCCGGCGCCGATCAATGCATGGGCCGGATGCTGCGTCCCGGTCTTCGGCAGCCGGCCGCCGCTGTTGCCGGATTTCGACTGTTTCAGCGTGTTGTTAGGGTTGTGATCGTTATTTCCGGTTTCCTTTCCCTCGGCTGAGCCCTTCGCCCGATCCTCATTTTTGCAGGCGGAGGATGCCCATATCCCCTTTTCCAACGCCTTGGCGTGATCTTCAAAGACCCGGTATTGATCCACATACTTGCCGTCGGCCGGACGGGGGGCAACCTTTGCAAGTCCCTCGTTGAGAAGGGCCTGTTGTACGGATTTTCCGTTCACGTAGACATACGCCAAGAGGCGTCCGTTCCCGTCCCTCTTCGGATGATCCAATTCCAACTGCACGGTCTTTCCGAGCACCATCCTTTTGACCAAGTCTACGGCTTTCGGCGTGCAGGAACGGCCCGTGGGCACATGGACCTGCAGGAACCGAACCGTCTCCCGCCGGCCATCCGACAGGCTCACCTCTACGGTGGTCCCGTCGATCACCCGAACCGCCTTGGCCTCCAGCTTGGTGGGAGAGGGGAGCTGCTGGGTGGGAGGTTCGGAGGCGCTTGCGTTGTCCCGCTGAGAATCCTCCTCCGAGGCAAGGACTTGCGGATGAAAGGAGAGGAGCAGGAACAGGGCGAGGGCCAATGATCGAAGCGTTCGCAAGGAAATCCTCCCTTCTGTCGTTGTCAGCCGGATTCCTCCACACTTCTATGATACTATTTCGTTTTATAGATTTCACGATCATTTTATCGGTTTTTACTGAAAATATGAAACGGATGGCCCTGCGGAGGTAGGGACGGCCTTCCGAGCGGTGCACAGGTTTAAGAGGTAACGCCCCCTTTTCGTAGAGTATCTGAAGGAGAGTTTCTCCTGTCCCAAAAAAAGGGTTATCGGAACAGAAGCAAGAATAGAATTGGAATATCGTTTTTCATTTGTTTGTTGCGGGGAGGCGATTCGGGTGATAGAGAAAAAATCGGTTCCATTCTTGCTGATCGAAAGAAAATTGGTCGCGTGTTCTGCCACATGGTTATTGACGTTGATAGTTTTTGCACTAATTGGTGCTGCAATAAAATCGCCTTCGTATATTCTATATGCTCCAATTTTTTTGGGATTTTACAGCGGAGCGGCTTTGTTATTTGCAGGAATTCCCGTATCTCTTCTTTCCGACTGGGTCAGTAAAAAGCTCCCATTTCGGCCTTTGTGGGCCTTTATCATTCATGTCGGCGGAGGCGCGTTGGTGATGAACGACCTTCTCGGTGAGGGAGATGGAGGGGGAGATAGCAGGTTA
The Planifilum fimeticola genome window above contains:
- a CDS encoding thermonuclease family protein, which encodes MRTLRSLALALFLLLSFHPQVLASEEDSQRDNASASEPPTQQLPSPTKLEAKAVRVIDGTTVEVSLSDGRRETVRFLQVHVPTGRSCTPKAVDLVKRMVLGKTVQLELDHPKRDGNGRLLAYVYVNGKSVQQALLNEGLAKVAPRPADGKYVDQYRVFEDHAKALEKGIWASSACKNEDRAKGSAEGKETGNNDHNPNNTLKQSKSGNSGGRLPKTGTQHPAHALIGAGILLIGLFIYRRTA